One Diabrotica virgifera virgifera chromosome 3, PGI_DIABVI_V3a genomic window carries:
- the LOC114326607 gene encoding neuronal synaptobrevin isoform X4 — MSAGDALAPGAGAAGSGGDDGIVGGPRTPQQIAAQRRLQQTQAQVDEVVDIMKTNVEKVLERDQKLSELDDRADALQQGASQFEQQAGKLKRKFWLQNLKMMIIMGVIGLVILIIIVMNFM, encoded by the exons AT GTCAGCAGGGGATGCACTAGCCCCCGGTGCGGGGGCGGCGGGTAGCGGCGGCGACGATGGCATTGTGGGCGGTCCGCGAACGCCACAACAAATCGCGGCCCAACGACGGCTTCAACAAACACAGGCGCAAGTCGACGAAGTCGTGGATATCATGAAAACGAATGTAGAAAAAGTATTGGAAAGAGATCAGAAACTATCAGAATTAGATGATAGAGCAG ATGCTTTACAACAAGGTGCTTCACAATTTGAACAGCAAGCGGGAAAACTAAAGAGAAAATTTTGGTTACAGAATTTAAAG ATGATGATAATAATGGGTGTTATTGGTCTTGTAATCTTAATAATCATAGTCA